Proteins from a genomic interval of Paucidesulfovibrio gracilis DSM 16080:
- a CDS encoding ATP-binding protein codes for MAYERNYEGAGLGLAIVVRLVRLLDGALCISSEVNNGTDIYCALELGVAEVQNQEVKNTVTNSEEN; via the coding sequence GTGGCGTATGAACGAAACTATGAAGGCGCCGGGTTGGGGCTGGCCATTGTGGTCCGACTGGTGCGGTTGCTGGACGGCGCGCTGTGCATTTCCAGCGAGGTGAATAACGGGACGGATATTTATTGCGCCTTGGAATTGGGCGTAGCGGAAGTGCAAAACCAAGAAGTGAAAAATACCGTAACAAACAGTGAAGAGAATTGA
- a CDS encoding response regulator has protein sequence MSDMTYRILLAEDDDVNSLTIRRLLEHHGHSVDAVTNGYDALEKMRQNEYDVVLMDIRMPQLDGLEAMRRIRSDEEFQAQADIPIVALTAHAMMGDRETFLAEGMSGYLSKPVELADLLQVMQEVVKKSR, from the coding sequence ATGAGCGATATGACATACCGCATTCTATTGGCGGAAGACGATGATGTGAACAGCCTGACCATACGGCGACTGCTGGAACATCATGGGCATAGCGTGGACGCGGTGACCAATGGATATGACGCATTGGAAAAGATGCGGCAGAACGAATACGATGTGGTGCTTATGGACATCCGCATGCCGCAACTGGACGGTTTGGAAGCCATGCGTCGAATCCGTTCGGACGAGGAGTTCCAGGCCCAGGCCGACATACCCATTGTGGCGCTCACTGCACATGCCATGATGGGAGACAGGGAAACCTTTCTTGCCGAAGGCATGAGCGGGTATCTTTCCAAGCCCGTGGAACTGGCGGATTTGTTGCAGGTTATGCAGGAGGTGGTGAAGAAATCCAGGTAG